A window of the Nycticebus coucang isolate mNycCou1 chromosome 3, mNycCou1.pri, whole genome shotgun sequence genome harbors these coding sequences:
- the DNAL4 gene encoding dynein axonemal light chain 4: protein MGETEGKKDEADYKRLQTFPLVRHSDMPEEMRVETMELCVTACEKFSNNNESAAKMIKETMDKKFGSSWHVVIGEGFGFEITHEVKNLLYLYFGGTLAVCVWKCS, encoded by the exons ATGGGAGaaacagaagggaagaaagatgAGGCTGATTATAAGCGACTGCAGACCTTTCCTCTGGTCAGG CACTCGGACATGCCAGAGGAGATGCGAGTGGAGACCATGGAGCTATGTGTCACAGCCTGTGAGAAATTCTCCAACAACAACGAG AGCGCCGCCAAGATGATCAAAGAGACGATGGACAAGAAGTTCGGCTCCTCCTGGCATGTGGTGATCGGCGAAGGCTTTGGGTTTGAGATCACACACGAGGTGAAGAACCTCCTCTACCTGTACTTTGGGGGGACCCTGGCCGTGTGTGTCTGGAAGTGTTCCTGA